One window from the genome of Spiractinospora alimapuensis encodes:
- a CDS encoding TRAP transporter large permease, whose translation MIVDPLAVVLLIGVFALSLLLRIPVALGLAISALSTALYLGIPLPLIGQQMTNGLLSFPLLAIPLFILAGEIMGAGGISRRLIDFANLFIGRLRGGMALLNVISSTFFGGISGSAVADTSSIGSVMVPVMRRTGYDAKFSVGVTISSSIQGVLIPPSHNMIIYALAAGGGVSIGALFMAGILPGLLLGAVLLVTTYILARRRKYPKGERIPRGKAPRVVWEGTLGLLTPVIILGGVITGIFTATESAAIACVWALFVAMVVYRELTFKGLVRVLANSMRTLAVVLFLIASAGAFGYLLTVLHIPAALTAGLTGVSENPIVLLLLINLLLLALGAIMDMAPLILIATPILLPVATSIGMDPIQFGIMLMLNLGIGLITPPVGGVLFVGAAIGRTTIEDATRGVLPFYVPMVVVLLAITFVPGLSLWLPSVLNL comes from the coding sequence ATGATCGTTGATCCCCTCGCAGTCGTGCTGTTGATCGGCGTGTTCGCGCTGTCGCTGCTGTTGCGGATTCCGGTCGCGCTCGGTCTCGCGATCTCGGCGCTGAGCACCGCGCTCTACCTGGGCATCCCGTTGCCCCTCATCGGCCAACAGATGACCAACGGCCTGCTCTCCTTCCCGCTGCTGGCGATTCCGCTGTTCATCCTCGCCGGCGAGATCATGGGCGCCGGCGGCATCTCCCGACGCCTGATCGACTTCGCCAACCTGTTCATCGGACGCCTGCGTGGCGGGATGGCGCTCCTCAATGTCATATCCAGCACCTTCTTCGGTGGCATCTCTGGTTCGGCCGTCGCCGACACCTCGTCCATCGGTTCGGTGATGGTCCCGGTGATGCGGCGCACCGGGTACGACGCGAAGTTCAGCGTCGGTGTCACCATCTCCAGCTCGATCCAGGGCGTGCTCATCCCGCCGAGCCACAACATGATCATCTACGCGCTGGCCGCCGGTGGCGGAGTGTCCATCGGGGCGCTGTTCATGGCCGGCATCCTGCCCGGACTCCTCCTGGGGGCCGTGTTGCTGGTCACGACCTACATCCTCGCTCGGCGACGCAAATACCCCAAGGGGGAGCGGATCCCACGCGGTAAGGCACCGCGCGTCGTGTGGGAGGGGACGCTCGGACTGCTCACCCCCGTCATCATTCTCGGCGGGGTCATCACCGGCATCTTCACCGCCACCGAGTCGGCCGCGATCGCCTGCGTGTGGGCCCTCTTCGTCGCCATGGTCGTGTACCGCGAACTGACGTTCAAGGGCCTGGTGCGGGTCCTCGCCAACTCGATGCGGACCCTGGCGGTGGTGCTGTTCCTCATCGCCTCGGCGGGCGCCTTCGGCTACCTGTTGACGGTGCTGCACATCCCGGCCGCCCTCACCGCCGGGCTGACCGGTGTGTCGGAGAACCCGATCGTGCTGCTGCTGCTGATCAACCTGCTGCTGCTGGCGCTCGGCGCGATCATGGACATGGCGCCCCTCATCCTCATCGCCACGCCCATCCTGCTGCCGGTGGCCACCAGCATCGGCATGGACCCGATCCAGTTCGGCATCATGCTGATGCTCAACCTCGGGATCGGTCTCATCACGCCCCCGGTGGGCGGCGTGCTGTTCGTCGGCGCCGCCATCGGGCGCACCACCATCGAGGACGCGACCCGCGGTGTCCTGCCCTTCTACGTACCGATGGTGGTGGTCCTCCTCGCCATCACCTTCGTCCCCGGGCTGTCCCTCTGGCTCCCGTCCGTACTGAACCTCTAA
- a CDS encoding TRAP transporter small permease — protein sequence MNAPERPPTSGRSPLVRTARGVLWAVDTATNALALCALASIVVVITWTVFGRFILQQSPGWGPEIALVLLGWIGFLGIAIGVRENGHIAVTFVVDRLPRPARRVIGLLTPLAFLVFGAYLVVQGWDFTQAMMRNTLPATGLPTGVQYAAMPVSGVLISVYSVLHLFGMDTRRYVDTEPDPAQAPQSEVEAASKDMRVEGEHDR from the coding sequence ATGAACGCACCCGAACGACCCCCCACATCGGGACGGTCCCCCCTGGTACGCACCGCGCGTGGCGTGCTGTGGGCCGTGGACACGGCCACCAACGCGCTCGCGCTCTGCGCCCTGGCGTCCATCGTCGTCGTCATCACCTGGACGGTGTTCGGCCGCTTCATCCTGCAACAGAGCCCCGGCTGGGGGCCGGAGATCGCGCTCGTCCTCCTGGGATGGATCGGCTTCCTCGGGATCGCGATCGGTGTCAGGGAGAACGGGCACATCGCCGTCACCTTCGTCGTGGACAGGCTGCCGCGTCCCGCGCGCCGCGTCATCGGTCTCCTCACTCCCCTCGCGTTCCTGGTGTTCGGCGCCTACCTCGTCGTCCAGGGGTGGGACTTCACCCAGGCGATGATGCGCAACACCCTCCCAGCGACGGGTCTACCGACCGGCGTGCAGTACGCCGCCATGCCCGTCTCCGGCGTCCTCATCAGCGTGTACAGCGTGCTGCACCTGTTCGGCATGGACACGCGTCGCTACGTCGACACCGAGCCCGATCCCGCGCAAGCCCCACAATCCGAGGTTGAAGCCGCCTCCAAGGACATGAGAGTCGAGGGCGAGCATGATCGTTGA
- a CDS encoding glucarate dehydratase family protein: MRIRDITVTPVAFRDPPLLNATGVHEPWALRTVIQVHTDEGLTGLGETYGDLTHLNKVRDAAAALVGLDPYQLHAAYTRVITSVGAQVSTDQHGLTGAGSNQKTVDAVYSPFEVALLDIQGKAAGRPVVDLLGGAARPSVPYSAYLFYKWSRHPGEDEDAFGPALDPAGIVDQAHRFVADYGFASIKLKGGVLPPDQEIEAVRALREAFPDHPLRLDPNAAWTPATSIRVGRELDGIVEYLEDPAPDIAGMAEVARSVRVPLATNMCVVTHEHLPPAVAAGAIGVLLIDHHYWGGLVRSAQVAATCATFGIELSMHSNTHLGISLAAMTHLAAAVPQPTHACDTHNPWQDGQDVIAPGALRFVDGAVPVPEGPGLGVELDPDALAVLHEQYQRCDIRRRDDTTYMRRFEPDFQPKRGFW, from the coding sequence GTGCGGATCCGTGACATCACGGTCACCCCGGTCGCCTTTCGTGACCCCCCACTGCTCAACGCGACGGGCGTGCACGAGCCCTGGGCCCTGCGCACCGTCATCCAGGTCCACACCGACGAGGGCCTCACCGGTCTGGGCGAGACCTACGGTGACCTCACGCATCTGAACAAGGTGCGCGACGCCGCCGCGGCTCTCGTCGGCCTCGACCCCTACCAGCTCCACGCCGCCTACACCCGCGTGATCACCAGTGTCGGGGCGCAGGTGTCCACCGACCAGCACGGGCTGACCGGAGCGGGCAGCAACCAGAAGACCGTGGACGCCGTCTACTCCCCCTTCGAGGTCGCGCTGCTCGACATCCAGGGCAAGGCCGCCGGCCGGCCCGTCGTCGATCTGCTCGGTGGAGCCGCGCGGCCCTCGGTCCCCTACAGCGCCTATCTGTTCTACAAATGGAGCCGACACCCCGGAGAGGATGAGGACGCCTTCGGACCGGCCCTGGACCCAGCGGGAATCGTGGACCAGGCCCACCGGTTCGTCGCCGACTACGGCTTCGCCTCCATCAAGCTCAAGGGCGGGGTTCTGCCCCCCGACCAGGAGATCGAGGCCGTCCGCGCCCTGCGAGAGGCGTTCCCCGACCATCCGCTGCGCCTGGACCCCAACGCCGCCTGGACACCGGCGACCTCCATCCGGGTGGGCCGCGAACTCGACGGCATCGTCGAGTACCTGGAGGACCCGGCTCCCGACATCGCCGGCATGGCCGAGGTGGCGCGTTCCGTACGCGTGCCGTTGGCGACGAACATGTGCGTCGTCACACACGAGCACCTTCCCCCGGCGGTGGCGGCCGGCGCGATCGGTGTGCTGCTCATTGACCATCACTACTGGGGCGGGTTGGTGCGCTCAGCTCAGGTGGCGGCCACGTGCGCGACCTTCGGTATCGAGCTGTCGATGCACTCCAACACGCACCTGGGGATCAGCCTCGCCGCGATGACCCACCTCGCCGCCGCGGTGCCGCAACCGACCCACGCCTGTGACACGCACAACCCGTGGCAGGACGGTCAGGACGTGATCGCCCCCGGGGCCCTGCGCTTCGTCGACGGAGCGGTCCCGGTTCCCGAGGGACCGGGGCTCGGCGTCGAGCTCGACCCCGACGCCCTGGCCGTGCTGCACGAGCAGTACCAGCGCTGTGACATCCGCCGGCGGGACGACACGACGTACATGCGCCGCTTCGAGCCCGACTTCCAGCCCAAGAGGGGGTTCTGGTGA
- a CDS encoding 5-dehydro-4-deoxyglucarate dehydratase, with the protein MQLDGLLFFPLTPFTPTGEIAPEVLGQHVTAGVDAGAGGVFAACGTGEYHALGLSEYEQVVRTAVASVDGRVPVVAGAGGPLPHAQECVRRAGAAGADAILLMPPYLVNGAEEGLLEYIRQVAAASRCPIIIYQRNNARFTPESVVRLAREPSIVGFKDGLGDIEQMQRIVLAVRNVIGEEFLFFNGLPTAEMSMPAYKAAGVPLYSSAAFAFVPEVAMRFHTALHAGDDATVRRLLTEFYRPLAELRDTVPGYAVALVKAGARLRGLDAGGVRAPLTDPNPEHEAALERLIAAGLRTVQE; encoded by the coding sequence ATGCAGTTGGATGGCCTGCTGTTCTTCCCGCTGACACCGTTCACTCCCACAGGCGAAATCGCTCCTGAGGTCCTGGGTCAGCACGTGACGGCAGGAGTGGACGCCGGGGCCGGAGGAGTCTTCGCCGCGTGCGGCACGGGCGAGTACCACGCACTGGGATTGTCCGAGTACGAGCAGGTGGTTCGCACCGCGGTCGCCTCGGTGGACGGGCGCGTCCCCGTGGTCGCCGGCGCCGGCGGTCCCCTGCCCCACGCCCAGGAGTGCGTTCGCAGGGCCGGGGCAGCCGGGGCGGACGCCATCCTGCTGATGCCGCCCTACCTCGTCAACGGCGCCGAGGAAGGGCTGCTGGAGTACATCCGCCAGGTCGCGGCGGCGAGTCGGTGTCCGATCATCATCTATCAGCGAAACAACGCGCGTTTCACCCCGGAGTCTGTGGTGCGGCTGGCGCGGGAACCCAGCATTGTTGGGTTCAAGGACGGCCTCGGCGACATCGAACAGATGCAGAGAATCGTGCTCGCCGTACGGAATGTGATCGGCGAGGAATTCCTGTTCTTCAACGGCCTACCGACCGCGGAAATGTCGATGCCGGCGTACAAAGCGGCGGGCGTTCCGTTGTACTCGTCGGCCGCGTTCGCCTTTGTGCCCGAAGTGGCGATGCGATTCCACACGGCTCTGCACGCTGGAGACGACGCGACGGTGCGTCGCCTCCTCACCGAGTTCTACCGCCCGCTGGCCGAACTGCGCGACACCGTTCCGGGCTACGCCGTCGCCTTGGTGAAGGCCGGAGCACGCCTGCGCGGGCTGGACGCCGGCGGTGTGCGCGCTCCCCTGACCGACCCGAATCCGGAGCACGAGGCCGCGCTGGAGCGGTTGATCGCCGCCGGACTGAGAACCGTACAGGAGTAA
- a CDS encoding IclR family transcriptional regulator, whose translation MAVKSADRTVEVLETLARSSAPLSLAELHRILGYPKSSLYMLLQTLVDRRWVETDSRGYKVGVRALLAGTSYLDRDPVVRAAAPVLDDLRAEVNETVHLARLDGANIIYLASRESQHHLRTVSRVGRRLPAHATALGRSILANRRDGADLVPAKPEALSSQGLTDRDAILAELDAARTDGYASESEQTGPGLGCRAVVLTYNDPVTDALSCSVPLARLNDAHGEQIVHALLAASRRITDLLTR comes from the coding sequence ATGGCGGTAAAGTCGGCTGACCGGACGGTGGAAGTCCTTGAGACACTGGCCCGGTCCAGTGCGCCGCTGTCCCTCGCGGAATTGCACCGAATACTCGGTTATCCGAAGTCGAGCCTGTACATGCTGTTACAGACCCTGGTGGACCGCCGCTGGGTGGAGACCGATTCACGCGGGTACAAGGTCGGGGTGCGGGCGCTGCTCGCCGGAACGTCCTATCTCGACCGAGATCCCGTGGTCCGGGCGGCGGCCCCCGTGTTGGACGACCTACGGGCCGAGGTCAACGAGACCGTCCACCTGGCCCGCCTCGACGGGGCGAACATCATCTACCTGGCCAGTCGGGAGTCCCAACACCACCTACGCACGGTCTCCCGGGTCGGACGGCGGCTCCCCGCGCACGCGACCGCGCTGGGCCGTTCGATCCTCGCCAACCGCCGCGACGGCGCGGACCTCGTGCCCGCGAAGCCCGAGGCTCTCAGCTCCCAGGGGCTCACCGACCGGGACGCGATCCTCGCCGAGCTCGACGCCGCGCGCACCGACGGCTACGCCAGCGAGAGCGAACAGACGGGGCCGGGCCTGGGCTGTCGCGCCGTGGTGCTCACCTACAACGACCCGGTGACCGACGCCCTGAGCTGCTCCGTCCCGCTGGCCCGCCTGAACGACGCCCACGGCGAACAGATCGTCCACGCGCTCCTCGCCGCGTCCCGCCGCATCACCGACCTGCTGACCCGGTAG
- a CDS encoding NAD-dependent epimerase/dehydratase family protein, whose product MTERILITGAAGGLGSLLRPRMAREGRVLRLLDVAEPAAPTDTEEVVVASVTDVDAVREAMRDVTAVVHLGGHSVEGPWEDILHVNIHGTYVVLEEARRAGVGRVVLASSNHAVGFTPRQSEVPDYVFPRPDSFYGVSKATMEALGSTYHDNFGMDVVAIRIGSCFEEPKDVRMLDHWLSPDDGARLFETCLSTPSPGFRVVWGVSDNTRRWLSLDEARALGFEPKDDSEVFAERKIAAEGEPDPTRPPHDMLGGYWRLRPADPEERTPRFDRG is encoded by the coding sequence GTGACCGAACGAATCCTCATCACCGGCGCCGCCGGCGGCCTCGGCTCGCTGCTGCGTCCCCGCATGGCCCGTGAGGGGCGGGTGCTGCGACTGCTCGACGTCGCCGAGCCCGCGGCGCCCACTGACACCGAGGAGGTCGTGGTCGCCAGTGTGACCGACGTCGACGCGGTGCGCGAGGCGATGCGCGACGTGACGGCGGTCGTGCACCTCGGTGGGCACAGCGTGGAGGGGCCGTGGGAGGACATCCTGCACGTGAACATCCACGGGACCTACGTGGTGCTGGAGGAGGCGCGCCGGGCCGGTGTCGGTCGGGTCGTGCTGGCGAGCTCGAATCACGCCGTCGGCTTCACCCCGCGCCAGTCGGAGGTCCCGGACTACGTGTTCCCCCGCCCTGACAGCTTCTACGGAGTGAGCAAGGCGACGATGGAGGCGCTGGGCAGCACGTACCACGACAACTTCGGCATGGACGTCGTGGCGATCCGGATCGGGTCGTGTTTCGAGGAGCCCAAGGACGTACGCATGCTGGACCACTGGCTGTCGCCCGACGACGGGGCTCGCCTGTTCGAGACGTGCCTGTCCACCCCCAGCCCTGGGTTTCGTGTGGTCTGGGGCGTCTCGGACAACACCCGGCGCTGGCTGTCGCTGGACGAGGCCCGCGCCCTGGGATTCGAGCCGAAGGACGATTCGGAGGTGTTCGCCGAGAGGAAGATCGCCGCCGAGGGCGAGCCCGACCCCACGCGCCCTCCGCATGACATGCTCGGCGGTTACTGGCGTCTGCGGCCGGCCGACCCGGAGGAGCGGACGCCTCGCTTCGACCGGGGGTAG
- a CDS encoding amidohydrolase family protein — translation MLHGHTVIDAHVHAPRLTTVRQPWLDWADEFSRDHPWRSVYDAAGDVVPERMAELLDREGVDMVLLFSEQSPRATGLQPVDDLLPLRDHDPARFHLVATVNPHLHHPVGEEIERQLDLGAIALKLHPVHGAFDLSDRDLYPGYQLCQERGVPVIVHSGISTFPGSRSRYGNPEALIDLTEDFPDLTFVLAHGGRGWWYDVAAFLALSRENVWLDLAGLPPRKLPEYYARHDLERLAARWIFASDWPGMPGQRRNVDALAELGLTDHTLANVLAGNALRVFPGLRDALGR, via the coding sequence GTGTTGCACGGACACACCGTCATCGACGCCCACGTGCACGCGCCCCGCCTGACCACGGTGCGTCAACCGTGGCTGGACTGGGCGGACGAGTTCTCCCGGGACCACCCGTGGCGTTCGGTGTACGACGCCGCCGGGGACGTCGTTCCCGAACGTATGGCGGAGCTCCTGGACCGGGAGGGGGTGGACATGGTGCTGCTGTTCAGTGAGCAGAGTCCGCGCGCGACCGGCCTCCAACCCGTCGACGACCTCCTGCCGCTCCGCGACCACGACCCCGCCCGGTTCCACCTCGTGGCGACGGTCAACCCGCACCTGCACCATCCGGTGGGCGAGGAGATCGAGCGGCAACTCGACCTGGGCGCGATCGCGCTGAAGCTCCACCCGGTGCACGGCGCGTTCGATCTGTCCGACCGCGATCTGTACCCCGGGTACCAGCTCTGTCAGGAGCGGGGTGTCCCCGTCATCGTGCACTCCGGAATCAGCACCTTTCCCGGCTCGCGCAGTCGATACGGCAACCCCGAAGCCCTCATCGACCTCACCGAGGACTTTCCCGACCTCACCTTCGTGCTCGCCCACGGCGGGCGCGGCTGGTGGTACGACGTCGCGGCGTTCCTCGCCCTGAGCCGGGAGAACGTGTGGCTCGACCTCGCCGGCCTCCCGCCGAGGAAGCTCCCGGAGTACTACGCCCGCCACGACCTGGAACGGCTGGCCGCACGATGGATCTTCGCCAGCGACTGGCCCGGGATGCCCGGCCAGCGTCGGAACGTCGACGCGCTGGCCGAGCTGGGCCTGACCGACCACACGCTCGCGAACGTGCTCGCCGGTAACGCCCTGCGGGTCTTCCCCGGGCTCAGGGACGCCCTGGGCCGCTGA
- a CDS encoding PaaX family transcriptional regulator: MTTAARGQHPPSRRPIADRQPRRIGDPSARALLLTILGELVVPTGEPAWTTALVQALGRVGVEEKSARQALARAGGAGWLVSERSGRRVRWQVTEPGRRLLTEGARRIYTFGHREHAWDRRWLVLLVSVPEPQREARHRLRKRLTWAGLGSPAPGVWVTPNADREAEVHAVLRELGLDAEATSFVATYGAIGEELDLVSRAWDLTGVAKEYEEFISAFRDVDPRCDEDVFARQIRLVDAWRRFPFLDPRLPADLLPTGWRGEEAAALFDTRHRRWAAATRRVWEALAAG, encoded by the coding sequence GTGACGACAGCGGCACGGGGGCAGCACCCGCCCTCCCGGCGGCCGATCGCCGACCGTCAGCCCCGACGGATCGGTGACCCCAGCGCGCGGGCCCTTCTGCTGACCATCCTGGGCGAGCTGGTGGTTCCCACGGGCGAACCGGCGTGGACCACGGCCCTGGTCCAGGCTCTCGGTCGAGTGGGGGTCGAGGAGAAGTCGGCGCGCCAGGCGTTGGCGCGTGCCGGCGGAGCGGGCTGGCTGGTCTCCGAACGATCGGGCCGGCGCGTCCGGTGGCAGGTCACCGAGCCCGGTCGACGCCTGTTGACCGAGGGCGCGCGACGGATCTACACCTTCGGCCACCGCGAACATGCCTGGGATCGGCGCTGGTTGGTGTTGCTCGTCTCCGTCCCCGAGCCGCAGCGCGAGGCGCGTCACCGCCTGCGCAAGCGCCTGACCTGGGCGGGGCTGGGGTCACCCGCGCCGGGCGTGTGGGTCACGCCCAACGCCGACCGAGAGGCCGAGGTGCACGCGGTGCTGCGGGAGCTCGGTCTGGACGCCGAGGCCACGTCCTTCGTGGCCACCTACGGCGCGATCGGCGAGGAGCTCGACCTGGTCTCCCGAGCCTGGGACCTGACCGGGGTCGCGAAGGAGTATGAGGAGTTCATCAGCGCCTTCCGTGACGTTGACCCGCGGTGCGACGAGGACGTTTTCGCGCGCCAGATCCGCCTGGTCGACGCGTGGCGACGCTTCCCGTTCCTGGACCCGCGGTTGCCGGCCGATCTACTGCCCACGGGATGGCGCGGGGAGGAGGCCGCCGCCCTCTTCGACACCCGCCATCGGCGGTGGGCCGCGGCCACGCGACGCGTATGGGAGGCGCTCGCGGCCGGTTGA
- the boxC gene encoding 2,3-epoxybenzoyl-CoA dihydrolase, whose translation MPATTVTPDPSDEVVSAATADDASPAATPAVSFDTAPEHYRHWRVHTEGEIAWLVLDVDEQGGLVPGYELKMNSYDLGVDIELNDAVQRLRFEHPEVRAVIVTSGKDRVFSAGANIGMLGQASHQWKVNFCKFTNETRNAMEDAATHSGQTYVAAVNGSCAGGGYEIALACSEIVLVDDNSSTVALPEAPLLGVLPGTGGLTRVVDKRRVRKDRADVFATRSDGVKGKTAVDWKLVDETAPPRDFEARVVERARDAARRNGHRAVAGVRLSALSRRASEHGLAYDHVSAGFDRAAGTVEITVRAPEHGPPDDLAGLHGLGDRAWPLAVTRELDDLVLRLRTNEPTLGTWLLRTEGAPERLLDWERFLQRNASDWFVHEIVHYYKRTLKRLDVTSRSLISLIEPSSCAVGMLFELSLASDRQYILDGPPIDDEDSVDRASVYLTEANFGLFPMGNGLTRLESRFYGEDDHLVWLRRETGRRLEAAEAEELGLVTDAPDDIDWEDEIRLAVETRASISPDALTGMEANHRFVGPETTETKIFGRLAAWQNWVFLRPNASGPEGALRRYGTGQRPIFDRERV comes from the coding sequence ATGCCCGCCACCACGGTGACCCCGGACCCCTCCGACGAAGTCGTCTCGGCCGCGACGGCCGATGACGCCAGCCCCGCGGCCACTCCCGCCGTGTCCTTCGACACCGCGCCCGAGCACTATCGACACTGGCGCGTCCACACCGAGGGGGAGATCGCCTGGCTGGTGTTGGACGTCGACGAACAGGGCGGCTTGGTCCCCGGATACGAGCTGAAGATGAACTCCTACGACCTCGGAGTCGACATCGAGCTCAACGACGCGGTGCAGCGGCTGCGATTCGAGCACCCAGAAGTCCGGGCCGTCATCGTGACCAGCGGAAAGGACCGCGTTTTCAGTGCCGGGGCGAACATCGGGATGCTCGGCCAGGCCTCGCACCAGTGGAAGGTGAACTTCTGCAAGTTCACCAACGAGACCCGCAACGCCATGGAGGACGCCGCCACACACTCCGGCCAGACCTACGTCGCGGCCGTCAACGGTAGCTGCGCCGGTGGTGGCTACGAGATCGCGCTCGCCTGCTCCGAGATCGTGCTGGTGGACGACAACTCCTCCACCGTCGCGCTGCCCGAGGCACCGCTCCTCGGAGTACTCCCCGGCACCGGAGGGCTCACCCGGGTGGTGGACAAACGCCGGGTACGCAAGGATCGAGCCGACGTCTTCGCCACCCGAAGCGACGGCGTCAAGGGGAAGACGGCGGTCGACTGGAAGCTGGTCGACGAGACCGCGCCCCCTCGGGACTTCGAGGCGCGGGTCGTCGAACGCGCGCGCGACGCGGCCCGACGTAACGGGCACCGCGCGGTCGCCGGGGTCCGGCTCTCCGCTCTGTCCCGTCGCGCATCGGAGCACGGCCTGGCCTACGACCACGTCAGTGCCGGGTTCGACCGCGCCGCCGGAACCGTCGAGATCACCGTGCGCGCGCCGGAGCACGGACCCCCAGACGACCTCGCGGGGCTGCACGGGTTGGGCGACCGCGCATGGCCGCTCGCGGTGACCCGGGAACTCGACGACCTCGTGCTGCGGCTCCGGACGAACGAGCCCACGCTGGGCACTTGGCTGCTCCGCACCGAGGGCGCCCCGGAGCGGCTCCTGGACTGGGAGCGGTTCCTCCAGCGGAACGCCTCGGACTGGTTCGTCCACGAGATCGTCCACTACTACAAGCGGACCCTGAAGCGGTTGGACGTCACCAGCCGCAGCCTGATCAGCCTGATCGAACCGTCGAGCTGCGCGGTCGGCATGTTGTTCGAGCTGTCCCTGGCGAGTGACCGGCAGTACATCCTGGACGGCCCCCCGATCGACGACGAGGACAGCGTCGACCGGGCCTCCGTGTACCTCACCGAGGCGAACTTCGGCCTGTTCCCCATGGGTAACGGACTGACGCGGCTGGAGTCCCGCTTCTACGGCGAGGACGATCACCTGGTCTGGCTGCGGAGGGAGACGGGGCGTCGTCTGGAGGCGGCCGAAGCCGAGGAACTGGGACTGGTCACCGACGCGCCCGACGACATCGACTGGGAGGACGAGATCCGCCTCGCCGTGGAGACCCGCGCCTCGATCAGCCCGGACGCGCTCACCGGGATGGAGGCCAACCACCGCTTCGTGGGCCCGGAGACGACGGAGACCAAGATCTTCGGCCGGTTGGCGGCCTGGCAGAACTGGGTCTTCCTCCGGCCCAACGCCTCCGGCCCCGAGGGGGCGCTGCGTAGGTACGGCACCGGTCAGAGACCCATCTTCGACAGGGAGCGGGTGTAA
- the boxB gene encoding benzoyl-CoA 2,3-epoxidase subunit BoxB — protein MADTIDYESKIPNNVDLAGDRRLQRALEGWQPRFLNWWSEMGPALENQGVYLRTAVSVGREGWAHFDHVRLEDYRWGIFLAERDTDRRIAFGEHMGEPVWQQVPGEYRADLQRLIVIQGDTEPASVEQQKLLGLTAPSLYDLRNLFQVNVEEGRHLWAMVYLLHAYFGREGRDEAAALLDRNSGSPDSPRILGAFNEETADWLAFYMFTYFTDRDGKYQLGTLKESAFDPLSRTCEFMLKEEAHHMFVGTTGVDRVVQRSTELIREHDTYDIAAHGGIPLDVIQKYINFHYTVSLDLFGSERSTNAANYYTAGLKGRWREEKRDDDHRLTDDGVALPVANADGTWSEEEVPRILALNFDLREQYVADCQTGVNRWNRILADAGIDRRLSLPHPGFNRRVGVFAGWHITPTGTVVDPAAWERKRDDWLPTSADLAFVQSLMRPVYERGKIAGWVAPPRHGINTKPFDYEYVYF, from the coding sequence ATGGCCGACACCATCGACTACGAGTCCAAGATCCCCAACAACGTCGACCTCGCCGGTGACCGTCGCCTCCAGCGTGCGTTGGAAGGGTGGCAGCCGCGCTTCCTGAACTGGTGGTCGGAGATGGGTCCCGCGCTGGAGAACCAGGGCGTCTACCTCCGGACCGCGGTCTCCGTGGGGCGGGAGGGGTGGGCGCACTTCGACCACGTCCGGCTGGAGGACTACCGGTGGGGCATCTTCCTCGCCGAGCGGGACACCGACCGGCGCATCGCCTTCGGCGAGCACATGGGCGAACCGGTATGGCAGCAGGTGCCCGGGGAGTACCGGGCGGACCTGCAGCGGCTGATCGTCATCCAGGGCGACACCGAGCCGGCCTCGGTCGAACAGCAGAAACTCCTCGGTCTGACCGCGCCCAGCCTGTACGACCTGCGCAACCTGTTCCAAGTCAACGTCGAGGAGGGGCGCCACCTGTGGGCGATGGTCTACCTCCTGCACGCCTACTTCGGCAGGGAGGGACGGGACGAGGCCGCCGCCCTCCTCGACCGGAACTCCGGAAGTCCGGACTCCCCCCGCATCCTCGGCGCGTTCAACGAGGAGACCGCAGACTGGTTGGCGTTCTACATGTTCACGTACTTCACCGACCGCGACGGCAAGTACCAGCTCGGAACGCTCAAGGAAAGCGCCTTCGACCCACTGTCGCGCACCTGTGAGTTCATGCTCAAGGAGGAGGCGCACCACATGTTCGTCGGCACGACCGGTGTCGACCGGGTCGTCCAACGCAGCACCGAACTCATCCGCGAGCACGACACCTACGACATCGCGGCACACGGCGGGATCCCGTTGGACGTGATCCAGAAGTACATCAACTTCCACTACACGGTGTCTCTGGACCTCTTCGGCAGCGAGCGGTCCACCAACGCCGCCAATTACTACACGGCCGGCCTCAAGGGGCGGTGGCGGGAGGAGAAACGCGACGACGACCATCGCCTCACCGACGACGGTGTCGCCCTGCCCGTCGCCAACGCGGACGGGACCTGGAGCGAGGAGGAAGTCCCCCGGATTCTCGCGCTCAACTTCGACCTGCGGGAGCAGTACGTCGCCGACTGCCAGACCGGGGTGAACCGCTGGAACAGGATCCTCGCCGACGCCGGGATCGACCGTCGGCTCTCCCTGCCCCACCCCGGCTTCAACCGGAGGGTCGGCGTGTTCGCCGGTTGGCACATCACCCCCACCGGCACGGTCGTCGACCCTGCGGCGTGGGAACGCAAACGCGACGACTGGCTCCCCACGTCCGCCGACCTCGCCTTCGTCCAGTCCCTGATGCGTCCCGTGTACGAACGCGGCAAGATCGCCGGCTGGGTGGCACCGCCCCGACACGGGATCAACACCAAGCCCTTCGACTACGAGTACGTGTACTTCTGA